A window of the Bdellovibrio svalbardensis genome harbors these coding sequences:
- a CDS encoding extracellular solute-binding protein: MRASALLLILFSSLLAHAKPVHINVWHQMIYGHRQVLAEALKKFEKENPDITVQATYRETEELRSSYQSAAMGGAGPELVYGPSDQIGPFATMGIIRPLDTVLEKADFSALDPLATPEFMNQHYMVGDGVGNHLMLIYNKKLIQTPPKNTDELIEMGRRLTIDQNGDGKVDQWGLVFNYTEPFFFAPFISAFGDDFIKNDSVPNLNTPALRSTFQFILDMRDKYKIIPKECDYETANALFKGNKAAMLINGDWSWGDYKEAKVDFGIARIPMISSTGRWPSPLVGTKGYSLNVNMKSPEHLAAAIKLLKFLTSESTQLLFAEKVGILPSNLNARNSEIVKNNPLLKISSSVMEVGHPMPIAPEIRAIWDSLRTQYQKVLAGSATPELAAKSAQEVAEKQIHEMNEVLEPTGGALVLKILFAIILICVAWLSRKSFAAFVNGFQGPQKFAYYMMLPAFLGIFAVIVYPFFYNIAISFSNFSLRTFQDWSIVGFQHYAEALTDPRFYSLFLKTVIWTVVNVVFHVSIGVFLAIIINQVMPAKGFWRALLIIPWAVPQYITALTWRALFNQEYGPINIFLQQFMHLSPVQWLSQPFTAFAACVITNVWLGFPFMMIVALGGLQSIPHSLYEAAVLDGANAWQRFRHITWPLLLPVMVPAALLGSIWTFNNLNVIWLVSNSGEPGDQTHILVSYVYKAAFNLYRYGYAAAVSVLIFLILVVWGLSSLKAQYRKETQ; encoded by the coding sequence ATGCGCGCATCTGCATTGCTGCTGATTTTGTTTTCCTCTTTGCTTGCTCACGCCAAGCCAGTTCATATCAATGTTTGGCATCAGATGATCTATGGCCATCGTCAGGTTCTGGCAGAGGCCTTGAAGAAGTTTGAAAAAGAAAATCCCGATATCACAGTGCAAGCGACTTATCGAGAGACCGAAGAGCTGCGCAGCAGTTATCAATCTGCGGCTATGGGTGGCGCCGGTCCTGAATTAGTTTACGGGCCCAGCGATCAAATTGGTCCATTTGCGACGATGGGAATTATTCGACCCTTAGACACCGTGTTGGAAAAGGCTGACTTCTCTGCCTTGGATCCTCTGGCGACTCCGGAATTTATGAATCAGCACTACATGGTCGGCGATGGCGTCGGCAATCACTTGATGCTGATCTACAATAAGAAGCTGATCCAAACACCCCCTAAAAACACCGATGAACTGATTGAGATGGGGCGTCGCCTGACTATTGATCAAAATGGCGATGGCAAAGTGGACCAATGGGGATTGGTTTTCAATTATACAGAGCCTTTCTTTTTTGCTCCTTTCATTTCAGCCTTTGGCGATGATTTCATTAAGAACGACTCGGTTCCAAACCTCAATACTCCGGCCTTGCGTAGCACTTTCCAATTCATTTTGGATATGCGCGATAAATATAAAATCATCCCTAAAGAGTGTGACTATGAGACTGCCAATGCTCTTTTCAAAGGGAACAAGGCAGCGATGTTGATCAATGGTGACTGGTCATGGGGTGACTACAAGGAAGCCAAGGTCGACTTTGGCATTGCCCGTATTCCTATGATTTCATCCACAGGACGCTGGCCAAGTCCTTTGGTTGGAACTAAAGGTTATTCTTTGAATGTGAACATGAAGTCTCCGGAGCATTTGGCGGCAGCGATCAAGCTCTTGAAGTTCCTCACTTCAGAATCAACTCAGTTGTTATTCGCCGAAAAAGTGGGAATTCTTCCTTCCAACCTGAATGCCCGCAACTCTGAGATCGTAAAAAACAATCCTCTTCTTAAAATTTCCTCAAGTGTCATGGAAGTCGGTCATCCGATGCCCATCGCACCTGAGATTCGCGCTATTTGGGACAGCCTTCGCACTCAATACCAAAAAGTCCTCGCGGGAAGTGCGACTCCAGAGTTAGCTGCTAAAAGTGCTCAAGAAGTCGCAGAAAAACAGATTCATGAAATGAACGAAGTTCTGGAGCCTACGGGTGGCGCTTTGGTTCTGAAGATTCTTTTTGCCATCATCCTGATTTGTGTCGCTTGGCTTTCAAGAAAATCTTTTGCGGCATTCGTAAATGGATTCCAGGGGCCGCAAAAGTTTGCATACTATATGATGCTTCCGGCTTTCCTGGGGATCTTCGCCGTCATCGTGTATCCCTTCTTCTATAATATCGCGATTTCATTTTCGAACTTCAGTTTGCGCACCTTCCAGGATTGGTCGATTGTCGGCTTCCAACATTATGCGGAAGCCCTCACGGATCCCCGCTTTTATTCTCTTTTCCTCAAGACTGTTATCTGGACTGTTGTGAATGTGGTTTTCCACGTTTCCATCGGGGTTTTCTTAGCGATCATCATCAATCAAGTGATGCCCGCAAAAGGATTCTGGAGAGCTTTGCTCATCATTCCTTGGGCAGTTCCTCAATATATCACCGCACTGACTTGGCGAGCTTTGTTCAATCAGGAATATGGACCGATCAATATCTTCCTTCAGCAGTTCATGCACCTGTCTCCGGTACAGTGGCTCAGTCAGCCCTTCACGGCTTTTGCAGCCTGTGTGATCACCAATGTGTGGCTGGGCTTTCCGTTTATGATGATTGTTGCTTTGGGTGGCTTGCAATCCATCCCTCACTCTCTGTACGAAGCGGCCGTTTTAGATGGCGCTAATGCTTGGCAAAGATTCCGCCATATCACCTGGCCTTTGCTTTTGCCTGTGATGGTGCCGGCTGCGCTTTTGGGATCTATTTGGACTTTCAATAACTTGAATGTGATCTGGTTGGTCTCTAACTCTGGGGAACCAGGAGATCAAACTCACATCTTGGTGAGCTATGTTTATAAAGCGGCCTTCAACTTGTATCGCTATGGCTATGCCGCTGCGGTCTCAGTCCTGATTTTCCTGATCTTGGTGGTTTGGGGATTGAGTTCTTTGAAGGCTCAATACAGAAAGGAGACTCAGTAA
- a CDS encoding sugar ABC transporter permease, with the protein MLKKIFAWASILLFSAFSLYPILYVISVSLRSDNAFQTQSLEIISASSNFKNFSSLFFETDFLLWLRNSLLISAVTTFAGVVLASTSAYALSRYRFRGRNTMLFSLLVSQMFPATMLMLPFYIILSKLHLIDSFLGLFVIYSSTALPFCIWQMKAYYDTIPRELEEAALLDGCSKWMIFTKIILPVSSPALVITALFSFMNSWSEYVIAAVVLQDPALYTLPLGLRSFQASLATQWGLYAAGALIVSVPALILFISISRYLVSGLTMGSVKG; encoded by the coding sequence ATGCTTAAGAAAATTTTTGCTTGGGCGAGCATTCTGCTTTTTTCCGCGTTTTCACTGTATCCCATTCTTTATGTGATTTCAGTGTCCTTACGTTCTGACAATGCTTTCCAAACCCAGTCTTTGGAAATCATCAGTGCGAGTTCAAACTTTAAGAATTTCTCTTCATTATTTTTTGAAACGGATTTCTTGCTGTGGTTGCGCAATTCCCTGTTGATTAGTGCCGTGACAACCTTTGCAGGTGTGGTCTTGGCTTCGACAAGCGCTTACGCCTTGTCGCGCTATCGTTTCCGCGGCCGCAACACCATGCTGTTTTCGCTGCTTGTTTCGCAAATGTTCCCGGCAACCATGTTGATGCTGCCTTTCTATATCATTCTTTCGAAGTTGCATCTGATTGACAGTTTCCTGGGGCTTTTTGTGATCTATTCCTCCACAGCTTTGCCATTCTGTATCTGGCAAATGAAAGCCTACTACGACACCATCCCTCGCGAGCTGGAAGAAGCGGCCTTGCTGGATGGTTGCTCAAAATGGATGATTTTCACGAAGATCATCTTGCCGGTATCGTCACCGGCTTTGGTCATTACGGCACTCTTTAGTTTTATGAATAGCTGGAGTGAGTACGTGATTGCTGCGGTGGTTTTGCAAGATCCTGCGCTTTACACCTTGCCCTTGGGACTTCGGTCTTTCCAGGCAAGCTTGGCGACTCAATGGGGTCTTTATGCCGCTGGCGCATTGATTGTCAGCGTTCCTGCTTTAATTTTATTTATTAGTATCTCTCGCTACCTTGTCTCAGGTTTAACAATGGGAAGCGTGAAGGGGTAA
- a CDS encoding ABC transporter ATP-binding protein, translated as MASIDFVKCEKSFGSAKVLKGIDLQIASGEFLVLVGPSGCGKSTLLRSLAGLEKLDAGSISVGGKIMNDIEPQNRDIAMVFQSYALYPHMSVAENMGFSLKLQGLSAEEISRRVKEISDLLQISHLLERKPKELSGGQRQRVALGRALSRQTPVILFDEPLSNLDAHLRSQMRVEIKRLHQALKSTMIYVTHDQMEATTMGDRIAVLRDGVVEQIGTPTEIYHRPKNMFIASFIGSPEMNFMEGSILSKLPWPEAKKPGQVLGVRPESMKPATGSLEPHEIALGDYHVELSENLGGQQMLHGKLDGQSVRMLVDSMDNFSIGQRVPLKIDLTKAHLFDKATGLNQRL; from the coding sequence ATGGCTAGTATTGATTTTGTAAAATGCGAAAAAAGCTTCGGCAGCGCAAAAGTTCTTAAGGGCATTGATTTGCAGATTGCTTCAGGCGAATTCCTGGTTTTGGTGGGCCCTTCCGGTTGCGGCAAATCGACTTTACTAAGAAGTCTTGCGGGATTGGAAAAACTTGATGCCGGCAGCATCAGCGTCGGCGGCAAAATCATGAACGACATCGAGCCTCAGAACCGTGACATTGCCATGGTTTTCCAAAGCTACGCCCTCTATCCACATATGAGTGTTGCCGAGAACATGGGCTTCAGTTTAAAGCTGCAAGGTCTTTCGGCAGAAGAGATCTCTCGCCGCGTGAAGGAAATTTCAGACCTTCTGCAAATTTCTCATCTACTAGAGCGCAAACCTAAAGAACTTTCGGGCGGTCAACGTCAGCGCGTCGCCTTGGGCCGCGCATTGAGCCGCCAAACACCGGTGATTCTGTTCGACGAACCTCTTTCAAATTTGGATGCCCACCTCAGATCACAAATGCGTGTGGAGATTAAACGCCTTCATCAAGCTTTGAAAAGCACTATGATCTATGTGACCCATGATCAAATGGAAGCGACAACGATGGGTGACCGTATTGCCGTTCTTCGCGATGGTGTGGTCGAACAAATCGGCACGCCGACAGAAATCTACCACCGCCCTAAAAACATGTTTATCGCGAGCTTTATTGGTTCGCCGGAAATGAACTTCATGGAAGGATCAATTTTAAGCAAACTCCCTTGGCCTGAAGCTAAAAAGCCTGGGCAAGTTTTGGGTGTTCGTCCTGAATCCATGAAGCCTGCCACGGGCTCTTTGGAACCACATGAAATTGCTTTGGGTGATTATCACGTTGAGCTTTCAGAAAATCTTGGCGGCCAACAAATGCTTCATGGCAAACTCGATGGTCAGTCCGTAAGAATGCTGGTCGATTCAATGGACAATTTTTCGATTGGCCAACGAGTCCCATTGAAGATCGACCTGACAAAAGCCCACCTGTTTGATAAAGCTACGGGTCTAAATCAACGCTTGTAG
- a CDS encoding alpha-amylase: MNKINVRFLILCLSFVGLSAQAAPRTVFAQLFEWPWKDIARECETYLGPAGFSAVQVSPPHEHIHWKNNPWWERYQVVSYKIESRSGNEAEFADMVRRCHRAGVDVYADAVLNHMTGFLDGIGSAGTPFTHYNYPGLYSFNDFHHCGRNGNDDIVNYHDLYEVQNCELVDLADLDTASPYVQGRMAEYLNHLLDLGVAGFRLDAAKHIPAKDLKEILGRLKRSAYVYQEVIADPEGMIKYSDYTGNGDVTAYDYPFRLGGGLKSGNLNTLFHIDQKLPASSDSIVFITNHDLERTNDYSILKFSSDDQKLYRLAQIFMLAWPYGYPQVYSGFNFASYDEGPPVDENLRTLGILNSQNQCQAPWTCEHRLPEVAAMVDFRNQTDKAFFVNNLWSNSQNQMSFNRGRIGFVAINFSNGPLSKIFQTNLPAGQYCNIVGASYNWMTHTCTQTLTVDSNGVLNGTLPPQSALVLLNRNLSSKKSSL, from the coding sequence TTGAATAAAATCAACGTTCGCTTTTTGATTTTATGCCTTTCTTTCGTGGGGCTTTCCGCGCAAGCCGCTCCGCGAACTGTTTTTGCACAGCTCTTTGAGTGGCCGTGGAAAGATATCGCTCGTGAGTGCGAAACCTATCTGGGTCCGGCGGGCTTTTCTGCCGTTCAAGTTTCTCCTCCTCATGAACATATTCACTGGAAGAACAATCCTTGGTGGGAGCGCTATCAAGTTGTCAGCTATAAAATCGAATCCCGCAGTGGCAATGAAGCTGAGTTTGCAGATATGGTTCGGCGCTGCCACCGAGCAGGTGTCGATGTCTATGCGGATGCCGTTCTTAATCATATGACCGGTTTTTTGGATGGCATCGGTTCCGCGGGAACTCCATTCACGCACTACAACTATCCCGGTCTTTATAGCTTCAATGATTTCCATCACTGCGGTCGCAATGGCAACGATGATATCGTCAATTACCACGATCTTTATGAGGTCCAAAATTGTGAATTGGTGGATTTGGCGGATCTTGATACGGCCTCCCCTTATGTTCAGGGGCGCATGGCCGAATACCTCAACCATCTTTTGGATTTGGGAGTTGCTGGCTTCCGCTTAGACGCCGCAAAACATATTCCAGCAAAGGATCTGAAAGAGATTCTGGGCCGTTTGAAAAGATCTGCCTATGTCTATCAAGAAGTCATTGCGGATCCTGAAGGCATGATCAAGTACAGTGACTACACCGGAAATGGTGACGTTACCGCCTATGATTACCCTTTCCGTTTAGGCGGAGGACTCAAGTCAGGCAATTTGAACACCCTTTTCCACATTGATCAGAAGCTTCCCGCAAGTAGTGACTCCATCGTATTTATTACGAATCACGATCTGGAGCGGACCAATGACTATAGCATTCTTAAATTTTCAAGCGACGACCAAAAACTGTATCGATTGGCGCAGATCTTTATGCTGGCATGGCCTTATGGCTATCCCCAGGTTTACTCTGGCTTTAACTTTGCGTCCTATGATGAGGGGCCGCCGGTCGATGAGAACCTTCGCACGCTGGGGATCTTGAATTCCCAAAACCAGTGTCAAGCTCCGTGGACTTGCGAACACCGTCTCCCCGAGGTGGCGGCGATGGTTGATTTCCGCAATCAGACTGACAAGGCCTTCTTCGTAAATAACTTATGGAGCAACAGTCAGAATCAAATGTCTTTCAATCGCGGTCGCATTGGCTTTGTCGCAATCAACTTTTCCAACGGGCCTTTGAGTAAAATCTTCCAAACCAATCTTCCGGCGGGCCAGTACTGCAATATTGTCGGCGCTTCCTACAATTGGATGACTCACACTTGCACCCAAACTCTCACTGTTGACAGCAACGGTGTTTTGAATGGGACCTTACCTCCTCAATCAGCTTTAGTTCTTTTAAATCGCAATCTTTCTTCTAAGAAGAGCTCACTATGA
- a CDS encoding ROK family protein, giving the protein MKKKTYTIGFDLGGTKLAAALLANDGTMLDFVKVPVDMKRENSATKTQQRVIQLIADIAMDFKQRFPKETAAAVFKGVGLASAGPLNAAEGKLIHPVNYPGWKIVPIRDLVQKEIIKRGFRTKVFFQHDATAAALAEGWVGGGKNMSSYGLVSVGTGVGSGIIFNSFPCQTQGMGSEYGHTIVDFQKFKADPSKLHHCTVEGLASGTGLLRRAKEMGFQGNSVEELVASKDAKYQVLYQDMALALACLCYNLSIGYNLEQIFISGGLIKIKHLYFKEMKAHYQKMIRQMNPAFECKIEIAKTKNHAGVLGAGYLPYLYQKGMP; this is encoded by the coding sequence ATGAAAAAGAAAACTTATACAATTGGATTTGATCTTGGTGGCACAAAGTTAGCCGCCGCCCTTCTTGCAAACGATGGGACAATGTTGGACTTCGTTAAAGTCCCTGTGGATATGAAACGTGAAAATTCAGCGACGAAAACTCAACAACGAGTTATTCAACTGATTGCAGATATCGCCATGGATTTCAAACAACGATTCCCGAAAGAAACGGCAGCTGCGGTTTTTAAGGGTGTGGGATTGGCCAGCGCGGGTCCCCTGAATGCAGCTGAAGGAAAGCTCATTCATCCAGTGAACTACCCTGGCTGGAAGATCGTGCCCATTCGCGATCTTGTTCAGAAAGAGATCATCAAACGCGGCTTTCGCACGAAAGTATTCTTCCAGCACGATGCCACAGCCGCAGCTTTGGCGGAAGGCTGGGTCGGCGGTGGGAAGAATATGTCTTCTTACGGTCTTGTCAGCGTGGGCACAGGTGTCGGTTCTGGCATCATCTTCAATTCATTCCCTTGCCAAACTCAGGGCATGGGATCCGAGTACGGCCATACGATTGTTGATTTTCAAAAATTCAAAGCGGATCCATCGAAACTTCACCATTGCACGGTCGAGGGGCTAGCTTCGGGCACGGGCCTTCTTCGTCGCGCTAAGGAAATGGGCTTCCAGGGAAATTCTGTCGAAGAGCTTGTCGCCAGCAAAGATGCAAAATATCAAGTTTTGTATCAGGACATGGCTTTGGCCCTAGCCTGCCTCTGCTACAATCTTTCAATTGGATACAATCTTGAGCAGATCTTCATCAGCGGCGGCTTGATCAAAATCAAACATCTCTATTTCAAGGAAATGAAAGCTCACTATCAAAAGATGATTCGCCAAATGAATCCTGCCTTTGAATGTAAGATCGAAATCGCCAAAACTAAAAATCATGCCGGTGTACTAGGTGCTGGATATCTTCCATATCTTTATCAAAAAGGAATGCCATGA
- a CDS encoding glycoside hydrolase family 13 protein gives MSASKVWWKETVVYQVYPRSFMDSNGDGVGDLKGLTSKLDYLKHLGIDVIWICPMYKSPQDDNGYDISDYQDIHHEFGTMQDFDTLLSEVHKRGMKLLIDLVVNHTSDEHPWFIESKKSKDSAKRDWYIWRDGKNGKEPNNWESIFGGSAWKYDEQTQQYFMHVFSTRQPDLNWENLEMRQHIYQMVRWWLDKGIDGFRIDAISHMMKEPGLADMPNPKGLEYVPSYDKHMNVPGIQNYISDLCKNTFVHYDIMTVGEANGVSADNAEEWVGEKQKKFNMLIQFEHVGLWDSNPEKRIDLLKVKEVFGRWQKGLENRGWNALFVENHDIPRIISKWGDAQNFWQESATAIAAMYFMMQGTPFIYQGQEIGMTNTVFTGPDDFNDVSAKNHFAIRRKQGATDAEITAELANSSRDNARTPMQWSSAAHAGFTTGKPWLKVNPNFKEINVEQQLDQPRSIFNFYRSLIQLRRSNPVFVYGSYDLLMAEDTQVYAYTRTLDNTKMVVISNLTGKSAKYDVPNMPLQHKNLLLANYDVAPHTESAQFELRPYEARIYKWT, from the coding sequence ATGAGTGCAAGTAAAGTCTGGTGGAAAGAAACCGTTGTCTATCAAGTCTATCCTCGCAGTTTCATGGACTCTAATGGTGATGGAGTTGGTGATCTAAAGGGTCTCACCTCCAAATTGGACTATTTGAAACATCTCGGCATTGATGTCATCTGGATCTGCCCCATGTACAAGTCACCTCAAGACGACAATGGCTATGACATCAGCGACTACCAGGACATTCATCACGAATTCGGTACTATGCAGGACTTCGACACTCTTCTTTCTGAAGTCCACAAGCGCGGCATGAAACTTCTGATTGACCTGGTCGTCAATCACACCAGCGACGAACACCCATGGTTTATTGAATCTAAAAAGTCCAAGGACAGTGCAAAGCGCGATTGGTATATCTGGCGTGATGGCAAGAATGGCAAAGAGCCCAATAACTGGGAAAGCATCTTTGGCGGTTCTGCCTGGAAGTACGACGAGCAAACCCAGCAGTACTTCATGCATGTCTTTTCGACTCGCCAACCGGATCTTAACTGGGAAAATCTGGAAATGCGCCAACACATCTATCAGATGGTGCGTTGGTGGCTAGATAAAGGCATTGATGGTTTCCGAATCGATGCTATCAGCCACATGATGAAGGAACCGGGCTTGGCAGACATGCCGAACCCCAAGGGTCTTGAATACGTTCCCTCGTACGACAAGCATATGAATGTGCCTGGCATTCAGAACTATATCAGTGATCTTTGCAAGAACACCTTCGTTCACTACGACATCATGACTGTCGGCGAAGCCAATGGTGTTTCTGCTGACAACGCTGAAGAATGGGTTGGAGAAAAACAGAAGAAATTTAACATGCTGATCCAGTTTGAGCATGTTGGTCTTTGGGATTCAAACCCTGAGAAGCGCATTGATCTATTGAAGGTCAAAGAAGTTTTTGGTCGTTGGCAGAAAGGTCTGGAAAACCGCGGTTGGAATGCCTTGTTCGTTGAGAATCATGACATCCCTCGCATCATTTCCAAATGGGGTGATGCTCAGAACTTTTGGCAGGAAAGCGCCACAGCCATTGCTGCCATGTACTTTATGATGCAGGGGACTCCTTTCATCTATCAAGGGCAAGAGATCGGGATGACCAATACAGTCTTCACGGGACCTGATGATTTCAATGACGTATCTGCGAAAAATCATTTTGCGATTCGCAGAAAGCAAGGCGCTACGGATGCAGAGATCACAGCAGAACTTGCGAATTCTTCGCGAGACAATGCGCGCACACCGATGCAATGGAGTTCGGCAGCTCACGCGGGCTTCACAACCGGCAAACCTTGGTTAAAAGTGAATCCGAACTTCAAAGAGATCAACGTTGAACAACAGCTTGATCAACCACGCTCTATTTTTAATTTTTACCGTTCATTGATTCAACTGCGTCGTTCGAATCCTGTATTTGTCTATGGGAGCTATGATCTTTTGATGGCTGAAGACACTCAAGTCTATGCTTACACCAGAACTTTGGATAACACCAAAATGGTTGTGATCAGCAACTTGACTGGGAAATCTGCGAAGTATGATGTTCCCAATATGCCTCTTCAACACAAGAATTTACTTCTGGCGAACTACGATGTGGCACCTCACACAGAGTCTGCGCAGTTTGAACTTCGCCCCTATGAGGCCCGCATTTATAAGTGGACTTAA
- a CDS encoding septal ring lytic transglycosylase RlpA family protein, whose product MRSLNLIFFFACTFILSSCANFPLRRDAFYEKGPASWYGKEFNGRMTANGERFNMFELTAAHRTLPFGKQVKVTSLSTGRTVIVRINDRGPYHGNRIIDLSYAAAKRLKIVNKGEEQVTLQVL is encoded by the coding sequence ATGCGTTCTTTGAATCTAATATTTTTCTTTGCCTGCACATTCATTCTTAGCTCTTGTGCTAATTTTCCTTTACGGCGAGATGCCTTCTATGAAAAAGGGCCCGCATCCTGGTATGGAAAGGAATTCAATGGCCGGATGACCGCCAATGGGGAAAGATTCAATATGTTTGAGTTGACGGCAGCTCATCGCACACTCCCCTTCGGGAAGCAAGTCAAGGTAACCAGCCTGTCCACAGGTCGAACAGTCATCGTTAGAATCAATGATCGGGGTCCCTACCATGGGAATCGCATCATAGACTTATCCTATGCTGCCGCCAAAAGATTGAAAATCGTAAACAAAGGTGAAGAGCAGGTGACCTTACAAGTGCTCTAA